The genomic window CACGCCGTAGGGGATGACTTTGTAGAGGATGCCGGAGAAGTTCACGGGCGAGCCATGAGTAAGGTGCCCTCCATGGCTCAGATTCATCCCTAAAATTGTGTCGCCCGGCTGGAGAACGGTGAAATAAACGGCCATGTTGGCCTGCGCGCCGGAATGGGGCTGCACGTTCACGTGGTCCGCCTTGAAAAGTTTCTTCGCGCGCTCGATGGCCAGCGATTCGGCGACGTCCACGAATTCGCAGCCGCCGTAGTAGCGTTTTCCGGGGAGGCCCTCGGCGTATTTGTTCGTGAGCACGCTCCCGAGGGCTTCGAGGACGGCCTCGCTGACGAAGTTTTCGGAGGCGATCAGTTCGAGAGTATGGGATTCCCGCTCCGTCTCCTTATGGATGGCGTCGAAGATTTCGGGGTCGGTTCGGTAAAGGTTTTCCACCGAGGCGAATCCTTCATGAAGGACGCCTATTTGTCAATGCTCTTGGCGACGGTTTCGCCGAGGCCCCACTGCTTGATTTTCTTCCAGAGGGTGACGCGCGTGATGCCGAGGAGGGCGGCGGCTTTCATGCGGTTGCCTTTGGATTCTTGAAGCGCCTGCTCGATCACTTTTTTCTGCTTTTCGGGATCGAGGCCGCGGAGGAGGTTGACAGGCCGTGAGGGTTTGGCGGCGGGACCGGCCAAGATTTCGGGTGGCAGATCTTTTCGTTCGAGGGTGTCCGAGCCGCACCGGACGAAAGCGTACTCGACGGCGTGTTCGAGTTCGGTGACGTTTCCCGGCCAGGGATATCCCATGAGCTCGGCGAGCGCCTTTTCAGAAATGCCGGAGATGTCCTTCCCGTAGCGGCGCTTGCTTCGCTCCAGAAAGTGCTGAACGAGGAGGGGAATGTCCTCGCGTCGCTCCCGGAGGGGAGGGAGATGGATCGGGATGACTCGCAATCGGAAAAGGAGGTCTTCCCGGAAGTGCCCCTCGGCCACGAGGCGGCGGAGATCCAAGCTGGTGGAGGCGATGATTCTGGCCTCGGACCGGCGGGCGCGGGTCTCCCCCATCCGGCTGTACGACTGGTCCCGCAGAAGTTGAAGTGTTTTCTGTTGGAGGAGCGGCGGAAGTTCACTGACCTCTTCAAGATAGACGATTCCCGAACCGGCCAAATCGACGCGGCCTTGGCGTTCACCCAATGCAGCCGACTTTCCACCACCGAACAGTTCCACTTCCAGCAGATCGGCCGGCATCCCTTTGCAAGCGAGGGCGGAGAATGGGTGTGTTGCCCGCGGGCCACGTAGATGGATGGCGCGGGCGACGGTTTCCTTGCCCGTGCCGGGCTCACCGGAGATCAGCACAGGGGCGGGGGAGTCGGCCGTCTGATCGATCAGCCGGAAGACCTCCAGCATCCGGGCGTCCCGGGTGGTCAGTCCGAAAAACGAAAACCGCTGGGTGGCGGCTTCGCGGAGCCGGACTTGGTCGGTGATGTCTTGGAAGGAGACCGCCAGCCAGGGTTCCGAGGATTGGGTGAGCCGCCGTGCGGAGAGGCTGAACACCCGGCTGCTGCCGTCCGATCGAACGGTTTCGATGACGCGGCTTTCCGATGGTGTGCCGGAGCAAAGCTCGTCGATGGGGTCGGTCCCAGGTGCCGCGCGGAGTCCCAGGACTGCATCGATACGCGCGCCGGGAAGCGCATCCACGGAGGTCTTCAGGATAGTTCCCGCGGCCGCGTTTCCGAACCGGACGACGCGCTTGGAATCGGCGATCAGGATCCCTTCACGCAGCGTGGCGAGAAGGAATTCACTCGCCTTTGTGAGTCCTATCGATGCCTGAAAACGTCCAGCTTCATCCACCTCATATCATGTTAACTTAACATAATATCCGTGTCAAGTGATACGAATATTACTGATAACTTTACTGTGAAACGTGCTAGTATCTTGAAATTACAATGGTTCGTAGTGAGAGTCTTTTGCGAATGCATCAGGCATCCCTTTCCAATCTGACTCGGGTCGGTCGACGGTGAATTCGACCGTGTGCCCATCGGGGTCCTGCACGTAGATCGAACGGGAGACGATGTGATCGGCGGTTCCGACCACGGAGATGCCCTTCGCCAAACAATGTCTGTACAACCGCCCAAGTTCTTTTTCATCACTGACTGTCACGCAGAAATGGAAGAGGCCGGTGGCCCGATCGGGGGGCGCCGGCGCTTCTCTCCCGGCGTCGACCAAGGCCAAATCGTGGGAATGTCCTCCTCCTTCGAGGAACACCATGCCCGGTCGTTCGCCGACCCGCTCGAAACCAAGCTCGGTGTAGAATTTTTCTGATCGGTCCAGGTCGCGCACTTTGATAACCACGTGGTTGATCCCTCCTAGGTTGAATTGGGCCATGAGTACCTCTCTCACCGAGCGTATCAAATTTTGAGGGTGTAGCGGGATTGTTCGGCGACCGAACGATCGCGGGAAATCAGACGAGGAGATCGATGATCGTGCCCAGGTTGTCGATTTGGATCCCCGCCTCCACGGTTGCCTTCACGGCCTTCTGGGCGAAATCGAGCTGGGCATTGAGGGCTTGGATGAGCACATCGTTCAGCGGGGCGATCGAGACCGATCCGGCGGGGGAGACTCCGTCCATTCGAGGTGGATCGGCGGCCTTGCGCGGAACTTGAGGCTCCGCCTCCGGTTTTGTTGCCGGTCCGCTTGAGGTTAGGGCGCCAAGGCGAACAGGGAGCCGGTCTGATCGAAATCGAGGAAGTTGCCAAACAGACCCTTCTTGCCGCAGATATCCACCTGCACGGTGAGCCAGTTCATGAGCGCGTTGAGGACGCGGTCGTCGGACGCCACGTAGCCCGCCGACGGCAACGTGCCGATCGACCGGCTGCACACGGCCCGGCTCGAATCGGTGAGCTCGCCGATCAGGCGATCGGAGACCTTTACCAGCCCCTTCAGGGCCGGATCCTTGAATTGGAGGTAGAGCAGGTAGCCTCCCCCTTGGGCGGCGCGATAGGGGCTGTCGGCCGCGGCTCCGACGGAATCGAGCAGGGCTTCATTGATGAGCAGGTTGTCCTTGGCCATCGCCCCCGCGAAGTGGGCGGCATCGCCGCGGGAGATGAGAGCGGATTGGTCCTTGTCGCCTTTCTTGTTCTTGCAAATGAGGGCGC from Nitrospirota bacterium includes these protein-coding regions:
- a CDS encoding sigma 54-interacting transcriptional regulator, with protein sequence MDEAGRFQASIGLTKASEFLLATLREGILIADSKRVVRFGNAAAGTILKTSVDALPGARIDAVLGLRAAPGTDPIDELCSGTPSESRVIETVRSDGSSRVFSLSARRLTQSSEPWLAVSFQDITDQVRLREAATQRFSFFGLTTRDARMLEVFRLIDQTADSPAPVLISGEPGTGKETVARAIHLRGPRATHPFSALACKGMPADLLEVELFGGGKSAALGERQGRVDLAGSGIVYLEEVSELPPLLQQKTLQLLRDQSYSRMGETRARRSEARIIASTSLDLRRLVAEGHFREDLLFRLRVIPIHLPPLRERREDIPLLVQHFLERSKRRYGKDISGISEKALAELMGYPWPGNVTELEHAVEYAFVRCGSDTLERKDLPPEILAGPAAKPSRPVNLLRGLDPEKQKKVIEQALQESKGNRMKAAALLGITRVTLWKKIKQWGLGETVAKSIDK
- a CDS encoding VOC family protein — protein: MAQFNLGGINHVVIKVRDLDRSEKFYTELGFERVGERPGMVFLEGGGHSHDLALVDAGREAPAPPDRATGLFHFCVTVSDEKELGRLYRHCLAKGISVVGTADHIVSRSIYVQDPDGHTVEFTVDRPESDWKGMPDAFAKDSHYEPL